A portion of the Nitrospira defluvii genome contains these proteins:
- a CDS encoding c-type cytochrome, which translates to MDQMESARAVTNPFPVNPDMLQKGKVLFEGKAFCRACHGADGKGLGMDLDYSTFKGPLPRNFTDKMWQQARTDGELFWILKNGSPGTDMASFIPLILTEEEAWQVLMYVRSFGRQ; encoded by the coding sequence GCCGTGACCAATCCCTTCCCTGTGAACCCTGATATGCTTCAGAAGGGCAAAGTGCTGTTTGAAGGGAAAGCATTCTGCCGGGCCTGCCACGGGGCAGATGGAAAGGGGTTGGGGATGGATTTGGACTATTCCACTTTTAAAGGGCCGCTCCCGAGGAACTTTACCGATAAGATGTGGCAGCAGGCGAGGACGGATGGTGAATTGTTTTGGATTTTGAAGAATGGAAGTCCCGGTACCGACATGGCGTCCTTCATTCCGTTGATCTTGACCGAAGAGGAAGCCTGGCAGGTTCTGATGTATGTTCGATCGTTTGGTAGGCAATGA
- a CDS encoding PilZ domain-containing protein: MPPRSDPTCSTHSPPRQGCCFVFPRRTLQLMRSDSSSLLKSQSHPLAATTALTFQRSHDRLKMSCPIMFAGAPFIGEGLIHNLSETGCLIECERRVLEGSYVTARLLLPDHVRALVIELAAIRWVREHCFGIEFLRVPAEDRSRLRRFLSPHRL, from the coding sequence CCAAGGCAGGGATGTTGTTTTGTCTTTCCACGCCGTACACTGCAACTCATGCGCTCAGATTCGTCATCATTACTCAAGTCACAAAGCCACCCCCTCGCGGCAACAACTGCCCTTACCTTTCAGCGATCCCACGATCGCCTGAAAATGAGCTGTCCGATCATGTTCGCCGGCGCCCCGTTTATTGGAGAGGGATTGATCCACAACCTGTCGGAGACAGGGTGCCTGATCGAGTGTGAGCGTAGGGTCCTGGAAGGCAGTTACGTCACCGCACGCCTGCTGCTGCCTGACCATGTTCGTGCCCTGGTCATTGAACTCGCGGCCATTCGCTGGGTTCGCGAGCATTGCTTCGGCATTGAGTTCCTGCGGGTTCCCGCTGAAGATCGCAGTCGTCTCAGGCGGTTCTTATCTCCCCACCGTCTTTGA